A window of Sulfurimonas gotlandica GD1 contains these coding sequences:
- the queA gene encoding tRNA preQ1(34) S-adenosylmethionine ribosyltransferase-isomerase QueA — MNNPELLTSSYDFILPDELIATHPASPRDHAKLLVYNRRTNEIKHCHFYDFEKYIPKDCALIFNDTKVIKARLYGHKLSGGKIELLINKPLDANNINVYIRGKVKDETKILFDEDLEAVVLKLNDDGSRVVNFFQKNKLLRFEDILPIIDRIGHIPLPPYIQREDNAEDASEYQSVFARQEGAVAAPTASLHFTEEQHERVCKNHDHAFITLHVGSGTFKPVEAQTITDHPMHSEYYEISNKAKELLDSDKPILSIGTTSTRTVEFYARHKEMQRGEANLFLHPNNKPIRVNYLLTNFHLPKSTLLMLVASFVGVEKAQQLYANAIKNNYRFYSYGDAMLIL, encoded by the coding sequence GTGAATAACCCAGAGTTACTTACATCTAGCTATGACTTCATTCTTCCAGATGAACTCATAGCAACCCATCCAGCCTCTCCTAGAGACCATGCAAAACTTTTAGTTTATAACCGCAGAACAAATGAAATTAAACATTGCCATTTTTACGATTTTGAAAAATATATCCCCAAAGATTGTGCACTTATTTTTAATGACACAAAAGTTATTAAAGCAAGACTTTACGGACATAAACTTAGCGGTGGTAAAATCGAACTTTTAATTAACAAACCCCTAGATGCTAATAATATAAATGTATATATAAGAGGCAAAGTAAAAGATGAGACGAAAATCTTGTTTGATGAAGATTTAGAAGCTGTTGTTCTAAAATTAAACGATGATGGAAGCAGAGTTGTAAACTTTTTTCAGAAAAATAAACTTCTAAGATTTGAAGATATTTTACCAATCATTGATAGAATCGGTCATATACCACTTCCTCCATACATTCAAAGAGAAGATAATGCCGAAGATGCTTCGGAGTACCAAAGTGTTTTTGCACGCCAAGAGGGAGCTGTAGCAGCACCAACAGCATCACTACACTTTACCGAGGAACAACATGAAAGAGTCTGTAAAAACCATGATCATGCATTTATAACTCTTCATGTTGGAAGTGGTACATTTAAGCCTGTTGAGGCCCAAACAATTACAGATCATCCAATGCATTCAGAGTATTATGAAATCTCTAATAAAGCTAAAGAATTGCTTGATTCTGACAAACCAATACTTAGCATCGGTACAACATCAACAAGAACTGTTGAGTTTTATGCCAGACACAAAGAAATGCAAAGAGGAGAAGCAAACCTTTTTTTGCATCCAAACAATAAACCAATAAGAGTTAATTACCTTCTTACAAATTTTCACCTGCCAAAATCAACTCTTTTAATGTTGGTGGCTTCTTTTGTAGGCGTTGAAAAAGCGCAGCAGCTTTATGCAAATGCAATAAAAAACAACTATAGATTCTACTCTTATGGCGACGCAATGTTGATACTATAA
- the tatC gene encoding twin-arginine translocase subunit TatC, which produces MFDDLKPHLVELRKRLGISAGSLIVMFFVMFYFHEPILEWMVEPLNVALLEVGKKSVHAAEGMITTSQVGGAFFVALKVSFFAAIVGALPIILAQIWLFVAPGLYANEKKMIIPFIVGGTVMFLIGVLFAYYIVTPFGFDFLITFGSFKFTPLINIEDYVGFFTKIMFGFGLAFELPIFAYFLALLGMIDDRMMRDFFKYAVVIIFIVAALLTPPDVLTQMLMAGPLIILYGFSIIIVRLVNPAPPLEDEDEDEDEDEDEVVIALEKKSE; this is translated from the coding sequence ATGTTTGATGATTTAAAACCACACTTAGTTGAACTAAGAAAAAGATTAGGGATATCCGCAGGCAGCCTGATAGTTATGTTTTTTGTTATGTTTTACTTTCACGAACCAATCTTAGAATGGATGGTAGAACCTCTAAATGTTGCACTTTTAGAAGTTGGAAAAAAATCTGTTCATGCTGCAGAAGGTATGATTACAACTTCTCAGGTTGGTGGAGCGTTCTTCGTTGCATTAAAAGTTTCATTTTTTGCAGCTATTGTAGGCGCTCTTCCTATAATTTTAGCTCAGATATGGCTATTTGTAGCACCAGGTTTATATGCCAACGAAAAAAAGATGATCATTCCTTTTATAGTTGGTGGAACAGTAATGTTTTTAATTGGTGTTTTGTTCGCCTATTATATCGTTACACCTTTTGGGTTTGATTTTCTCATCACCTTTGGTAGTTTCAAGTTTACACCGCTTATAAATATAGAAGATTATGTAGGATTCTTTACAAAAATCATGTTTGGATTTGGACTAGCTTTTGAGCTGCCTATATTCGCATATTTCTTGGCACTACTTGGCATGATCGATGACAGAATGATGAGAGACTTTTTTAAATATGCTGTTGTTATCATATTTATCGTTGCAGCACTTTTAACTCCACCTGATGTGCTTACTCAGATGCTTATGGCAGGACCGCTAATCATACTTTACGGATTTTCAATTATAATTGTTAGACTTGTTAACCCTGCTCCTCCACTTGAGGATGAGGACGAAGATGAGGACGAAGATGAAGATGAAGTAGTTATTGCACTAGAGAAAAAGAGTGAATAA
- the tatB gene encoding Sec-independent protein translocase protein TatB: MFGMGFTEILIIAVIAILFLGPDKLPSTMVEVAKFFRSVKKTIVTVKDSLEEELNVADIKEEALAYKKELLSASGELKRVTDVSQIGASLTNLSDDFLDDEIESKTKKEKKEPVKPEKVTFEKKSTKIEKEDAADV, translated from the coding sequence ATGTTTGGTATGGGGTTTACAGAGATACTCATTATTGCTGTTATTGCCATCTTGTTTCTAGGTCCAGATAAACTTCCTAGTACCATGGTAGAAGTAGCTAAATTTTTTAGAAGCGTTAAAAAGACTATCGTTACAGTTAAAGATTCTTTAGAAGAAGAGTTAAATGTAGCAGATATAAAAGAAGAGGCATTAGCTTACAAAAAAGAGCTGCTTAGTGCAAGTGGTGAACTCAAACGTGTAACTGATGTTTCTCAGATAGGAGCTTCTCTTACAAACTTAAGTGATGATTTTTTAGATGATGAGATTGAGTCGAAAACAAAAAAAGAGAAAAAAGAGCCTGTTAAACCTGAAAAAGTAACTTTTGAGAAAAAAAGTACAAAAATAGAAAAAGAAGATGCTGCTGATGTTTGA
- the hemW gene encoding radical SAM family heme chaperone HemW: protein MLLYIHIPFCDSKCSYCAFNSYVDKFHLKEQYMDALLAQLDFELKRFDASSKSIESVFIGGGTPSTVSPQLYKPIFELIKPYLQNHIEITSEANPNSATKTWLQGMFDLGVNRISFGVQSFNDKKLKLLNRAHNVQDAKKAILNAHNIGYKNLSLDLIYATLGDTKELLQNDLKTAFSLPINHLSAYALTIEEGTPFESKPYMSKETLELTNWIFETIITSGFKQYEISNFGTYKSTHNTGYWEYKDYIGLGSGAVGKLGLQRFYPTSVVEDYIKNPFDIKVEDLTIEDKKIEQIFLGLRSFIGVETSILNSKEQKRADILVDENKLYFENATFYNYDYLLADEIALFLTS from the coding sequence ATGCTACTATATATTCATATTCCATTTTGTGATTCTAAGTGTTCATACTGTGCTTTTAACTCTTATGTAGACAAGTTTCATCTTAAAGAGCAATACATGGATGCTCTCTTAGCTCAATTAGATTTTGAGCTTAAGAGATTTGATGCAAGTTCTAAATCAATAGAATCTGTCTTTATAGGTGGAGGTACCCCCTCAACAGTTTCACCACAACTATATAAACCTATATTTGAACTGATAAAACCATATCTTCAAAATCATATAGAAATAACAAGTGAGGCGAATCCAAACAGTGCGACAAAAACTTGGCTGCAGGGGATGTTTGACTTAGGTGTAAACCGCATCAGTTTTGGAGTTCAGAGCTTCAACGACAAAAAATTAAAACTCCTAAATCGTGCTCACAATGTCCAAGATGCAAAAAAAGCAATATTAAACGCACATAATATAGGTTATAAAAATCTTTCCTTAGATTTGATATATGCAACTCTTGGAGATACTAAAGAACTTTTACAAAACGACCTAAAAACAGCTTTTTCACTACCCATAAACCATCTTAGCGCTTATGCTCTGACCATAGAAGAAGGCACACCGTTTGAGTCAAAGCCTTATATGTCCAAAGAAACATTAGAACTTACAAATTGGATTTTTGAGACAATAATAACATCAGGGTTTAAACAATATGAGATAAGTAATTTTGGAACATACAAAAGTACTCACAATACTGGATATTGGGAATATAAAGACTATATAGGCTTAGGAAGTGGAGCAGTTGGAAAACTTGGACTACAAAGATTTTATCCAACTAGCGTTGTAGAAGATTATATAAAAAATCCTTTTGACATAAAAGTCGAAGATTTAACTATTGAAGATAAAAAAATAGAGCAAATATTTCTAGGTCTTCGCTCATTCATTGGTGTAGAGACTAGCATTTTAAACTCTAAAGAACAAAAAAGAGCTGATATTCTAGTAGATGAAAATAAACTTTACTTTGAAAATGCTACATTTTACAACTATGACTACCTTTTAGCAGATGAGATTGCACTTTTCTTGACTTCTTGA
- a CDS encoding EAL domain-containing protein, translating into MNQDTKLLKNIKLLYVEDNDDVRESTLEILEYYFKDITIARDGEEGFELYEKSYQATNSYFHIVVSDIEMPKMNGVDMCKKIKEINTDQLLVLLTAHDSQEYLMEAINTGIDRFITKPVISVDDLINPLIDLSKKIMLEAEFNKRDFLLKQKNRIIDENIFMTVSDLNGKIIDISQAYMNFTGYTRDEVIGKNHSIFRNEGANPDIIKNLWATILADKEWTGKLKNNKYTGEEYWISSTISPLYDINHKKIGYTAIVQDITNTKRLESLSITDALTEIHNRRYFDYSLKREFKSAIWRKEKFGLLIIDVDFFKDYNDFYGHVKGDKVLKMVATEIKKNISDSVEDVFRIGGEEFAVFISDATDKEVEKIALELITNVELLEIEHEKSSVSKFITISIGAVNIDGSENIMSNEDLYNLADNNLYKAKEGGRNRVVYNVNTSSINTLKNLDVITKLPNRQSLIHDLSLIQEEAMLVLLHINQINSIKDLYGIEAVGDMVSQKAKQLSQIIIDDNVTLYSLNMQEFAILVTSRILFDKYLALLKYSILTNSDENIYYADDENYLVPDFTAGVSYGMLNIFNQADIVLQEAIMAKKNLIIYKNNQTTLELQKSTLNRLRVYKKALHSGNIIPYFQPIIDVRDNSILKYEALARLLTDTGEIVTPYYFLDSAKQDNTFEFFTRQMMQKVFNIYAKKKTDISINITYENINSESMQAYIKNRLEKYGGDGITFEIVESEDIEDYELIEDFILMLKEYNCKVSIDDFGSGYSNFTNIIKLNIDYIKLDGSLIEKLNIDKNVEHMITALLSFAKNAGIKTIAEFVSTKELDKKVRELGVDYIQGYLYGEPKSAESYDIV; encoded by the coding sequence ATGAATCAAGATACAAAATTATTAAAGAACATCAAACTTTTATATGTTGAAGATAACGATGATGTAAGAGAGTCAACTCTAGAAATTTTAGAATATTATTTTAAAGATATCACGATTGCAAGAGATGGAGAAGAGGGGTTTGAGCTTTACGAAAAGTCTTATCAAGCAACAAACTCATACTTTCATATAGTTGTTAGTGATATAGAGATGCCAAAAATGAATGGCGTCGATATGTGTAAAAAAATTAAAGAGATAAATACAGATCAACTGCTAGTGCTACTGACAGCACATGATAGCCAAGAGTACTTGATGGAAGCAATCAATACCGGGATTGATAGGTTTATCACTAAACCTGTAATAAGTGTAGATGACTTAATAAATCCATTGATAGATTTGTCTAAGAAAATCATGCTAGAAGCTGAATTCAATAAACGAGATTTTCTATTAAAGCAAAAAAATAGAATTATTGATGAAAATATTTTTATGACCGTTTCTGATTTAAACGGAAAAATTATAGATATATCTCAGGCATACATGAATTTTACAGGGTACACTAGAGATGAAGTGATTGGAAAAAATCATAGTATCTTTAGGAATGAGGGAGCAAATCCAGATATTATAAAAAATCTTTGGGCAACAATCTTGGCAGATAAAGAGTGGACAGGAAAGCTAAAAAATAATAAATACACAGGTGAAGAGTATTGGATTAGTTCAACAATAAGTCCACTTTATGATATCAACCATAAAAAAATAGGTTATACAGCTATTGTGCAAGATATTACTAACACTAAAAGACTAGAATCTCTGTCAATTACTGACGCTCTGACAGAAATCCATAACAGACGATATTTTGATTACTCTTTAAAAAGAGAATTTAAGAGTGCAATATGGAGAAAAGAGAAGTTTGGACTTCTTATAATAGATGTAGATTTTTTTAAAGATTATAACGATTTTTACGGACATGTAAAAGGCGATAAAGTCTTAAAAATGGTAGCTACAGAAATTAAAAAAAATATAAGTGATTCAGTAGAAGATGTTTTTAGAATTGGTGGGGAAGAGTTTGCTGTTTTTATCTCAGACGCTACAGATAAAGAAGTAGAGAAAATAGCATTAGAACTAATCACAAATGTTGAACTATTAGAAATAGAACATGAAAAGAGCTCAGTCTCAAAATTTATAACTATCTCTATCGGTGCTGTAAATATTGATGGCTCTGAAAATATTATGTCAAATGAAGATTTATATAATTTAGCAGACAACAACCTTTATAAAGCAAAAGAAGGTGGACGAAACAGAGTGGTTTATAATGTAAATACATCTTCAATAAACACACTTAAGAACTTAGATGTTATTACAAAATTACCTAATAGACAATCTCTCATTCATGACCTCTCGCTAATTCAAGAAGAAGCTATGTTAGTTCTTCTTCATATAAATCAGATTAACTCTATTAAAGATTTATATGGAATTGAAGCAGTTGGTGATATGGTCTCTCAAAAGGCAAAACAGTTAAGTCAGATTATCATAGATGATAATGTGACTCTCTATAGTTTAAATATGCAAGAGTTTGCGATCTTAGTAACTTCAAGAATTCTTTTCGATAAATATTTGGCACTTCTTAAGTACTCTATTTTAACAAATAGTGATGAAAATATTTACTATGCAGATGATGAGAATTATTTGGTCCCAGATTTTACAGCCGGTGTATCTTATGGAATGTTGAACATATTTAATCAAGCAGATATAGTCTTGCAAGAAGCTATTATGGCTAAAAAGAATCTAATAATATATAAGAATAACCAGACTACTTTAGAGCTTCAGAAGTCAACATTAAATAGGCTTCGAGTTTACAAAAAAGCACTACATAGCGGAAATATAATCCCTTATTTTCAACCTATTATAGATGTAAGAGATAACTCGATATTAAAATATGAAGCATTGGCTAGACTACTCACTGACACAGGAGAGATAGTAACTCCATACTACTTTTTGGACTCTGCAAAACAAGACAATACTTTTGAGTTTTTTACAAGACAAATGATGCAAAAAGTATTTAATATTTATGCTAAAAAGAAAACAGATATCTCTATAAATATTACATACGAAAATATCAACTCAGAAAGTATGCAGGCATATATAAAAAATAGACTTGAAAAATATGGTGGAGATGGAATAACATTTGAAATTGTAGAGTCAGAAGATATAGAAGATTATGAGCTCATAGAAGATTTTATACTAATGCTAAAAGAGTATAACTGCAAGGTTTCCATAGATGATTTTGGCTCAGGGTACTCAAACTTTACCAATATAATAAAGCTTAACATTGATTATATAAAACTGGATGGTTCTCTAATAGAAAAATTAAACATAGATAAAAATGTTGAACATATGATAACAGCACTTTTATCTTTTGCAAAAAATGCAGGTATTAAGACAATAGCTGAGTTTGTAAGTACAAAAGAATTAGACAAAAAAGTTAGAGAGCTTGGAGTGGACTACATACAGGGTTATTTATATGGTGAGCCAAAGAGTGCAGAAAGCTACGATATAGTTTAA
- a CDS encoding RNA pyrophosphohydrolase: protein MNEKDLYRPNVAMIIVSNNYPQKKEIFIAQRNDLTDIWQFPQGGIDEGEEVHEALFRELEEEIGTDKVKIIAEYPTWISYDFPPKIAKNMKPYKGQKQKYFLVKLKKSAKIDINTAHPEFSDYKFVSVDVALNLSASFKQAVYKTVIKHFKNEGYL, encoded by the coding sequence ATGAACGAAAAAGATTTATATCGTCCTAATGTTGCGATGATTATTGTTTCAAACAATTATCCTCAAAAAAAAGAGATTTTTATAGCGCAAAGAAATGATTTAACTGATATATGGCAGTTTCCTCAAGGTGGTATAGATGAAGGTGAAGAAGTACATGAAGCACTTTTTCGTGAGCTAGAAGAAGAGATAGGTACTGATAAAGTCAAGATTATCGCTGAATATCCTACCTGGATATCATATGATTTTCCTCCTAAGATAGCTAAGAATATGAAACCCTATAAGGGACAAAAGCAGAAATATTTTTTAGTAAAATTAAAAAAGAGTGCGAAGATAGATATAAATACTGCTCATCCTGAATTTAGTGATTATAAATTTGTTAGTGTAGATGTAGCTTTAAACTTAAGTGCATCTTTTAAGCAGGCAGTCTATAAGACTGTGATTAAACATTTCAAAAATGAAGGTTATCTTTAG
- a CDS encoding aspartate kinase, whose translation MLIVQKFGGTSVGDLERIQNVANRVAETKKAGNDVIVVVSAMSGETNKLVEYAEHFSSNPARAEMDMLLSSGERVTASLLSIALNEMGHNTVSMTGRKAGIITDNLHTKARIEEIDPTTMNNALKEGKIIVVAGFQGVSLEGNVTTLGRGGSDLSAVAIAGAVKADLCEIYTDVSGIYTTDPRIEPKARKLDLISYDEMLELASLGAKVLQNRSVELAKKLNVNLVTRTSFSNEEGTLITKEENIMEKPLVSGIALDKNQARISLMGVTDRPGIASDIFGKLAASDVNIDMIIQNKAHDGTTNIDFTVAKGDLYDAKNVVDGFVKSGEIKADSYNEQICKVSIVGVGMKSHTGVAAKAFLTMANDNININMISTSEIKVSMVIDEKYAELAVRSLHNAYELDK comes from the coding sequence ATGTTAATAGTTCAAAAATTTGGTGGAACAAGTGTCGGTGATTTAGAACGCATTCAAAATGTGGCAAATCGTGTAGCGGAGACTAAAAAAGCTGGTAATGATGTGATTGTAGTTGTATCTGCGATGAGTGGAGAGACAAATAAACTAGTTGAATATGCGGAACATTTTTCATCTAATCCAGCAAGAGCTGAGATGGATATGTTACTTAGTTCTGGAGAAAGAGTAACAGCTTCTCTTTTATCTATTGCTTTAAATGAAATGGGGCATAATACTGTTTCTATGACTGGCAGAAAAGCTGGAATTATTACAGATAATCTTCATACTAAAGCACGTATAGAGGAGATAGATCCTACAACTATGAACAATGCTCTGAAAGAGGGCAAGATTATTGTTGTTGCTGGTTTTCAGGGAGTCTCGCTTGAAGGTAATGTTACTACACTTGGTCGTGGAGGCAGTGATTTAAGTGCTGTTGCGATTGCTGGGGCTGTAAAAGCAGACCTTTGTGAGATATATACGGACGTTAGTGGCATCTACACAACTGATCCTCGTATAGAACCAAAGGCTAGAAAACTAGACCTTATATCTTATGATGAGATGCTGGAATTAGCATCTTTAGGTGCAAAAGTACTTCAAAATCGCTCAGTAGAGTTAGCAAAAAAATTAAATGTAAATCTAGTAACAAGAACAAGTTTCTCAAATGAAGAGGGAACACTAATAACAAAGGAAGAAAATATCATGGAAAAACCATTAGTAAGCGGAATAGCATTAGATAAAAATCAGGCTCGTATCTCTTTAATGGGTGTAACAGATCGACCAGGAATAGCATCAGATATATTTGGTAAATTAGCTGCAAGCGATGTAAACATTGATATGATTATTCAAAATAAAGCTCATGATGGCACAACAAATATTGACTTTACAGTTGCTAAAGGTGACCTATATGATGCTAAAAATGTTGTAGATGGCTTCGTAAAAAGTGGTGAAATTAAGGCTGATTCTTACAATGAACAAATTTGTAAAGTCTCTATTGTTGGTGTAGGCATGAAATCACATACTGGTGTTGCTGCAAAAGCTTTCTTAACAATGGCAAATGATAATATAAACATAAATATGATCTCAACTTCAGAAATAAAAGTTTCTATGGTAATAGATGAAAAATATGCGGAGCTTGCTGTTAGAAGTCT